In a genomic window of Suricata suricatta isolate VVHF042 chromosome 12, meerkat_22Aug2017_6uvM2_HiC, whole genome shotgun sequence:
- the CSTL1 gene encoding cystatin-like 1 isoform X2, which yields MPSILSRPQFPHLQVGRMSETALMKLTTGVEYMVTVKISRTKCKRNGTRNHSCPIQNKKNLKKFFLVITTCKLADMRNPLCLSAGAGGLLSCPDLIPMSCWAAGSRRSCSRSHVTGLGAPKSFICDFLVYTVPWMNYYQLWNNSCLEA from the exons ATGCCATCCAtactctccaggcctcagtttcctcacctgcaagtGGGCAGAATGAGTGAAACAGCACTCATGAAG CTGACTACTGGAGTGGAATATATGGTCACCGTGAAGATTAGCCGGACCAAATGCAAGAGAAATGGCACAAGGAACCATTCATGCcccattcaaaacaaaaaaaacctgaaaaag TTCTTCCTGGTGATAACCACCTGTAAGCTGGCAGACATGAGAAATCCTCTGTGCCTGAGTGCTGGTGCAGGAGGACTGCTGTCCTGCCCAGACCTCATCCCCATGTCCTGCtgggctgcaggctccaggcgctcCTGTTCCAGGTCCCATGTGACTGGGCTGGGGGCACCCAAG agtttcatttgtgattttctgGTGTACACTGTGCCCTGGATGAACTACTACCAACTCTGGAACAACTCCTGTCTGGAGGCTTGA
- the CSTL1 gene encoding cystatin-like 1 isoform X1, with product MGVGCWRNPLLLLAALVLVARLGHFQRWEGFQETSTSMKNMNSTLKFFIETYNNASNDTYLFQVDKLLRSRMQLTTGVEYMVTVKISRTKCKRNGTRNHSCPIQNKKNLKKFFLVITTCKLADMRNPLCLSAGAGGLLSCPDLIPMSCWAAGSRRSCSRSHVTGLGAPKSFICDFLVYTVPWMNYYQLWNNSCLEA from the exons ATGGGAGTTGGATGCTGGAGGAATCCTCTGTTGCTGTTGGCTGCCCTGGTGCTGGTAGCCAGGCTGGGTCACTTTCAAAGGTGGGAAGGCTTCCAGGAGACGTCTACAAGCatgaaaaacatgaattcaaCGCTCAAATTCTTCATTGAAACCTACAACAATGCTAGCAATGACACCTACTTATTTCAAGTCGACAAGCTACTTCGAAGTCGGATGCAG CTGACTACTGGAGTGGAATATATGGTCACCGTGAAGATTAGCCGGACCAAATGCAAGAGAAATGGCACAAGGAACCATTCATGCcccattcaaaacaaaaaaaacctgaaaaag TTCTTCCTGGTGATAACCACCTGTAAGCTGGCAGACATGAGAAATCCTCTGTGCCTGAGTGCTGGTGCAGGAGGACTGCTGTCCTGCCCAGACCTCATCCCCATGTCCTGCtgggctgcaggctccaggcgctcCTGTTCCAGGTCCCATGTGACTGGGCTGGGGGCACCCAAG agtttcatttgtgattttctgGTGTACACTGTGCCCTGGATGAACTACTACCAACTCTGGAACAACTCCTGTCTGGAGGCTTGA
- the CSTL1 gene encoding cystatin-like 1 isoform X4 yields the protein MTSMCPGFHCTCSTLTTGVEYMVTVKISRTKCKRNGTRNHSCPIQNKKNLKKFFLVITTCKLADMRNPLCLSAGAGGLLSCPDLIPMSCWAAGSRRSCSRSHVTGLGAPKSFICDFLVYTVPWMNYYQLWNNSCLEA from the exons ATGACAAGCATGTGCCCTGGATTCCATTGCACCTGTAGCACT CTGACTACTGGAGTGGAATATATGGTCACCGTGAAGATTAGCCGGACCAAATGCAAGAGAAATGGCACAAGGAACCATTCATGCcccattcaaaacaaaaaaaacctgaaaaag TTCTTCCTGGTGATAACCACCTGTAAGCTGGCAGACATGAGAAATCCTCTGTGCCTGAGTGCTGGTGCAGGAGGACTGCTGTCCTGCCCAGACCTCATCCCCATGTCCTGCtgggctgcaggctccaggcgctcCTGTTCCAGGTCCCATGTGACTGGGCTGGGGGCACCCAAG agtttcatttgtgattttctgGTGTACACTGTGCCCTGGATGAACTACTACCAACTCTGGAACAACTCCTGTCTGGAGGCTTGA
- the CSTL1 gene encoding cystatin-like 1 isoform X3: MGVGCWRNPLLLLAALVLVARLGHFQRWEGFQETSTSMKNMNSTLKFFIETYNNASNDTYLFQVDKLLRSRMQLTTGVEYMVTVKISRTKCKRNGTRNHSCPIQNKKNLKKSFICDFLVYTVPWMNYYQLWNNSCLEA, translated from the exons ATGGGAGTTGGATGCTGGAGGAATCCTCTGTTGCTGTTGGCTGCCCTGGTGCTGGTAGCCAGGCTGGGTCACTTTCAAAGGTGGGAAGGCTTCCAGGAGACGTCTACAAGCatgaaaaacatgaattcaaCGCTCAAATTCTTCATTGAAACCTACAACAATGCTAGCAATGACACCTACTTATTTCAAGTCGACAAGCTACTTCGAAGTCGGATGCAG CTGACTACTGGAGTGGAATATATGGTCACCGTGAAGATTAGCCGGACCAAATGCAAGAGAAATGGCACAAGGAACCATTCATGCcccattcaaaacaaaaaaaacctgaaaaag agtttcatttgtgattttctgGTGTACACTGTGCCCTGGATGAACTACTACCAACTCTGGAACAACTCCTGTCTGGAGGCTTGA